A region from the Vicinamibacterales bacterium genome encodes:
- a CDS encoding energy transducer TonB gives MSRRLVVSIFFSALVAGLPAALADPVIASGAQAGQVYEPGSGVVMPTVVGEVKPGYTAEAKANRIQGSVLLSIVVQADGTVGNVEVTRSLDTKYGLDQSAVAAARQWTFKPGTRDGKPVAVRIELEMTFTLRK, from the coding sequence ATGTCACGCCGCCTCGTTGTCTCGATTTTCTTCAGCGCGCTCGTCGCCGGTTTGCCGGCTGCATTGGCCGATCCCGTGATTGCCTCGGGGGCACAAGCCGGGCAGGTCTACGAGCCGGGCAGCGGCGTCGTCATGCCCACCGTCGTCGGGGAGGTCAAACCCGGGTACACGGCCGAGGCCAAGGCCAACCGTATCCAAGGCTCGGTCTTGTTGAGCATTGTGGTGCAGGCCGATGGCACCGTCGGCAACGTGGAAGTGACCCGGTCGCTGGACACCAAGTACGGCCTGGACCAGTCGGCGGTGGCCGCCGCCAGGCAATGGACATTCAAACCAGGCACCAGGGACGGCAAGCCCGTCGCCGTCCGCATTGAGCTCGAGATGACTTTCACGCTCAGGAAGTAG